A region of the Roseiflexus sp. RS-1 genome:
ACAAGGTTATAGAATGTAGCGAAGCGGTTGAAGGAGAGAACAATGAACGTTGTGCATGATAACCGACGTTCAGTCGTGGTGGGTATTGGTCTGATCCTGTTGGGTTTCATCTGGTGGCTAAACCTGTGGTGGCTGTTGCCGCCGGGTGCATTGATTGCCGGTGGAGTGGCGGCATACATCCAGCGGCGCGCGCTACGAACCTCTGAAGCCGTCCAGGTTGGTTTGTGGGGTGTCGGGCTTGGGTTGCTGCTGCTGGTTGACTTTCTGTTCCCCGGCATCCTGTTCCTGGCTGGCGTCAGCCTCCTGATCCGCGGGCGCGAAGTCGGGATCGACGCGCAGATCCAGCACAGTATCAGCAGCTTGCGTCGTCCGCGCCAGAATACACCTCCGGCGTCGTCGACCAGCGTCCCGATCACCATTCACTCTGGCGCTGCGCCGCAAGCGCCTGTCACATCGCCCGATCACGCGGCTACCGGTGAAACGACACGCCTGCGCGAGTAATAGCAGCGTCCAGCGGTTCTACGAAACGACCCTGACGCCAGACGTCAGGGTCGTTTCCTATGGTGCACCCGGCACCGCGCTCAACGCCTGGATCCACGCACGCCAGTTGAGTTGAGGTGCAGGCGCAGGGAGCGGCGCTGGCGTCGGCGTCGCCTGGTTTGCAGGACGATCCTCGAAGGTTGGCAGAACAACCGTATCACCCTCAGCGGCGAGTCCAAGTTGCTCCCGCGCAATTTGTTCGGCATAGGCGGGGGACTCGGCATACTCCACCTGACTGAGCAGCGCGCGGTTTGTCGCCTCAATGCGGGCATTCTCGGCAAGCAACGCCTCACGCCGTTGCTCGAGTTGCGCGCCGGTCATGATCTGCCCGACGAAACTTGCCATCATCCACAGCGACAATACCACCATCGCCAGCGTGAGCGCGTGCACTCCGGCGCGCCCTGGATTCAGGCGTTCGCGCAATGTGAGGTTGCGTGACGCGGATACGTGTCGGCGACGGGGCATCAATCTCGACTCCAAAAAAGAAAGACACCAGTTACCGCAGAGCGCCGTGGATGAGGTTCTTGTGTCTGGGTACGCTCTGGCGATGACCAATCACGCCTTATGCTCATCGCGCCGGTCGGGACGTGGCGCTTCGAGGAGCAGCGGCTCATCGATATTGGTCGTCATCGAACTCTGACCACGGAACAGACCGCCTGGTTCGATGTGCAACGCAGATGTAGTAATATCACCCCAGACTTTGCCTGTCGGCGAAATTTCGAGTTGTTCAATCGCGGTGATTTCCCCCTTCACCGCGCCGGACACGTGAACGTTCTGCGCCTTGATCGTTGCAATCACCTGCCCTGTTTCGCCGATGATCAGATTTCCCAGAATCTCGATATCACCCTCGACTCTGCCATCGATCCTGATATTGCCATCAGATTTGAGGGTGCCGACAATGCTGGTGTTGGCGCCAATCACCGTCTCGGGCTTGCCGTTGAGATTCGCGGCGGGAAGAGCCTGAGACTGTTTTCTGTTGCCGAACATCGCTCCTCCTCTAACGGCGGTGTTGCTCGTTTGATGGCGCCGGGCGCTACGGATGACGCTCCCGGCGGCCAGTACCGCCAGAATGATCGCCAGAACGGCGACTGCGGCAATTATATAAGACGTTTGACCTTCGATCAACTTTTTGTCGCAGCGGAGTGTTCCGCTCCCTCCCCTACCGTCGGATCGTTCCATCCCAGTGTGCGCAGATATGCACGATCCGTCTCAGTCAACGCCGCGCGCGCCAGCAGGTCGGGACGGCGTTCCAGGGTGCGCCGCAATCGTTCACGCCGGCGCCACTGCGCAACCTCGCCGTGGTGACCGGAGACCAGCACCGGCGGCACTGCGCGCCCCTCCCATACCGCAGGGCGGGTGTACTGCGGATATTCCAGCAACCCGTCACTGAACGACTCATCGGCGATTGACTCAGCATCGATGACCCCCGGAACCAGGCGTGCAACCGCATCAATGATGACCATTGCCGCCAGTTCACCCCCCGTCAGCACATAGTCGCCGATCGAGATCTCGCGATCTATCAGCGCTTCGCGCACACGCTCGTCCACTCCTTCATAGCGCCCGCATACCAGCACCAGTCGCGGATAGGTCGCAAGTTCGGCGGCGATCCGTTGTGTGAACGGCTCACCATCGGGCGTCATCAGAATGACCGGCGGCTTCGGCGATTCTTCCGTCTCAGGCGCCATCGACAGCACCGCGCGGATGCATGCAGCGAGCGGTTCGGGTTTCATCACCATGCCCGCCCCGCCGCCGTATGGCGCATCATCGGTCGTCCGGTGACGATCAGTGGCATAGGCGCGAATGTCGTGCAGCACGACGTTGATGACCCCGGCTTGAATCGCCCGCTTGAGAATGCTCTCGTTGAGCGGACCGGCGAACATGCCCGGGAATAATGTCAGAACATCGAAGCGCATGCCTGCATTGTAGCACAGACCGGTTGCATTGCTGCACCTCCGGGGTGACAATCCGATCACGTATAATCTTGACAAAATAAATCAAATAATGCAACATATGGTCGGACCGGTTGCTTGAAACGTAAGGAGCAAGATCCATGACCCGCTTCGATGAATTTCTGAAGGCGAATGAAACATTTGCTGCCAGTTTCACCAAAGGTGATCTGCCAATGCCGCCGGCACGCAAGGTGGCTATTGTCGCCTGTATGGACGCTCGTCTGCATCCTGAGAAGGTATTGGGAATCGACATCGGCGATGCGCATGTCATTCGCAATGCTGGCGGACGCGCTCAGGACGCTCTCCGTTCGCTCGTTATTTCGCAGCGATTACTGGGCACACGCGAAATCGTCGTGCTCCACCATACCGACTGCGGTATGCTGACGTTCACCAACGAACAACTGGCGGCAAAGATTCAAGCTGATCTCGGCGTGGATGTGAAGGGACAGGATTTTCTGCCATTCGCCGATCTTGAACAGAGTGTGCGCGACGATGTCGCCTTCCTGCGCGACTCGCCGCTGATTCCGAAGGACATCCCGATCAGCGGCGCAATCTACGATGTGCGCACCGGCAGGGTGCATGCCGTCGTTCGCGCCTGAGACCGGCGTTCACCACACGACGACCTCCCGAAGTGAATGGAGATTGAAAATTAAATCCGCTATACTGCGCTAGCCGTGGGGCTGAAGCCCTCGGCTAAGCAAGGCGAAGCCCGCCTGCGCGGGCTATACCAGAATAATTACTCAAAGACCATATACTTCGGGAGGTCGTTGCGTTGGCGAGGATGACAGGCTGCAGGATCGAAAGCGGCACGACGGCGTAACAGGGGATGGTCTGTTTTGGAATAACTGTTCCGGTGAACGGGATCTACCGACTTTTCAGAAGTGCGAGGAGGCCGTTTCAACCCACACACGCTGAATGCCGATGAACTCTTGAGATGGCATGGTTTCCCCTTCAACCTCCAGACACAATTCGATCGCTTCTCGTATTCGTTTCATCAGGGTATCGAGCGATTTAGCCTGTGTATGACATCCGCGCAGTTCAGGGACGCTGGCGACGTAGTATCCTTCAGAGTCGCGTTCGATAATAACGTTAAAGGCGCGAGGCATTCTTCGTTTCCTTAGCGCGTGACGGTATTCAGTAGCAGGTGCTGCTCTCGAAAAACGTTGTGGATGCTACATCCGTAAGCAGTGTAAGAGGATAGCGACAGCGGTTATGCTGTATGCACGATGCTCATTTTCGCGCACTTCAATTATAAGATAATGAACGTCCCTGGTCAACTCGTCGCCCCTGCGCCTGCACGGTGCATACCATCATTCACGCACCAGCGTCCGCCACACGACGACCTCCCGCAGTATCACTTCGGGAGGTCGTTGTGTCGGCGAGGATGACAGGCGGCGGGGATCGAAAGCGGCATGATGGCGTAACAGGGGATGGTCTTCTCTGGAACGTCCGTTCTGGCGAATGGAATCTACCGACTGCTCAACAGTCGGCGCTCATCAGCGGTGGGCGGCAGAACGGCGTGCAGTGTTTTGATGGCTTTCTCCACTGCCTCGCGCTGGCAGTCCCACAACCTCTTCGCGCGAGAACACGTCGGGATCGAACGTATTCCGGGTGACGGGCAAGTCGTTAATAATGATGTTATCCGCCATCTTTTGCAGGTACATGCGGGTCGTTTTCTACGGTTGGCTCTCCAGAATCTCCTTAAGAATCGGCTTGACAGCGGGGATCCTCTCCTTGATCGTTCGCCACACAAGCTGGTAGTCCACGCCGAAAAAGCCGTGAATAAGCCGGTCTCTCATACCAGCCATCTCTCGCCAGGGGATCTCGGGATGTCTCCGGCGCAAATCATCGGGAATGAACCTGGCGGCTTCGCCAACGATCTCAAGTTGCCGCACGACAGCGCTCGTGGTTTTATCATCAGCAAGAAAATCGTCGAATGTCATACCGTGAACGAAGGTCTCGATGCGCTCCATGGCCTGAAGAACATCTTCCGTGTAGGCTCGATAGTTTCTCATATTCATATCGCTGTCATCTCTCTGAACACCTCTTCCCGAATTTCCTCGCGGAGGGAACGTTTAGAGCGTGATCAAAAACTAACATCTCGGATAGAGCCGATTCAGGAGCATTGCAATAGAACCAAGATAAAGAAAGGCTTCGCTTGATTCTGGATTGCGGTTGTTGCGGCGAATAATTATTCGCCGCTCCCAGCGATTGCGTCCCGCCCACGCAATCGAGCGTTCCACCACCCATCGCTTCGGGATGACGGCAAATCCCTTTTGTCCAGGCGGTTTTTCAATGACATTCAGGCGTATCGTCGTGTTCTGTTGCATCCATTCATTTAACCCTTGTTTGTATCCTTCATCCACCCGAATCTCTTGCATCCGAGGAAACGATTGATGATGCGCGGCCAAAAGCCACTCCGCGCCTTCGGTATCAGAGATGTCCGCCGGATGGACGAGCACGCGCAGCAAGAACCCTTTTGTATCAACCCAGCATTGCCGTTTGCGCCCATTGACCTTTTTTTCCCCATCGTAGCCGCGTTCTCCGCCTGCTTCGGTCGTTTTGACGGATTGGGAGTCCAGGACGCTGATGGACGGCTCCGGGTCACGATCCAACGCTTGTCGCGCCAGTTTCCGCAGCATATCATTCATTTTGACGAACGTTCCATCACGATTCCATTTGTCAAAATAGTACCGAACGGAGCTCATTGGCGGAACATCCGTCGGAAGCATGCGCCATTGACAGCCCGTGCGATGTTTGTACAGCAGGGCGTTGACGATCGCGCGGCGATCGATGTCGGTCGGACGCCCGCCGTTGGGCGACGGGGTGACGACGAGTGGCGCGATGGCGGCCCATTGCGCATCGGTCAGATCAGTTGCATCCTTGGTTGGATAGGATCGAAGCGCACGTCGTGGCATACGAGATTGCTCCTTATCAGAACGGCATGGTCGCCATCACGATACCACAAATCCGGTTTTCTGATCGCCCTCTGAAGGAGACCACTTGCCGACTCTGCTGGTTGCGATTCCCCAGGTGCCGCCGATGGCTTTCCAGTCAAGTTCGCCGGCTTCTCTACCATCACGGAGGTAACTGAGCCAGTACATGTACGGACGCAACTCGCGAATGTAGCTCATTCGATTTGGGTATGGCGGTGAGGTAATCACACACGTATAGTAATGATGTGGCAATAATGCTGAAAGGTCTCTGGCATCGCAGAGAAAAATCCCAGGCGTCGCACGTATGTCGCTGCGGGCAGACGAAACGATCTCGCTGACCGCAACTTCCCACGTCGCCCTCACCTCATCCGCGACATCATAAAAAAGCGGCGCGTTTATCTTTTGCTTGAAGGACATCGACTGGTGATCGAAACTGGCGCTCGAATGTGTGATTATAACTCTGCAAAACGCTATCTTGAGCAAATCTATAACCTTTTCCGGGTAAATCTCGCCCATTTTATTGATCATACCCATCATGTTACCAATTATTTGAAGAACATCACTATCCCACCATCGCTCAATCTGGTGAATTGGCGGAATCCAGACACCAGCAGAATTGGAGAGAGTGATAGATTCAGAAATAATCTGAGCGGCAGATTGAAGTTCCGCAATATCTTCCGAACTATATGGAGCAGTCTTAACTTTTGTCAGCCAGAGGAGAAAGGGATTGATATCGGTCGTATCGACAGTGATGCCTTTTTCTGCACAAACAAGGGCAGTTGTCCCTGTCCCGCAAAAAGGATCGAGGACAATGGCATCCTGTGGCGCTATGTGAGAAAGTATTTCTTGAACCAGATGAACCGAGTATGCGGGAGTCAACCTCAACCATCCGTAACGCGTCTGCCTGAGGTTTGCTTTGTGTGTCAGGTGGCAGGATAATCCGGGTTTGTGTGGTATCATGAGTTTTATTGTGGAGAAAAGCGTAGCATGGGTCGGTGCTGTACAGCACCTCGAATTCGCTCAGCGTCAATCGTAAGTGTTCACATTTCTTCCGGGAGCACGCGCATCGTGCCCTCGGAGACGTGATGCGGGCGAGACGCCCGCGCGCCGTTCAGGTTCATAGGTGCGCGCGCCTCCGGCGCGCATATCAGCAGCGCCTGCCCTGGGTGCGCGCGCCTCCGGCGCGCATATCAGCAGCGCCTGCCCTGGGTGCGCGCGCCTCCGGCGCGCATATCAGCAGCGCCTGCCCTGGGTGCGCGCGCCTCCGGCGCGCCCGCGCGCGAGACGCCCGCGCGCCATTCAGGTTCACGCGGGCGAGACGCCCGCGCTCCATTCAGGTTCACACGGGTGAGACGCCCACGCTCCGTACAGGTTCATGGGTGCGCGCGCCTCCGGCGCGCATATCAGCAGCGCCTGCCCTGGGTGCGCGCGCCTCCGGCGCGCATATCAGCAGCGCCTGCCCTGGGTGCGCGCGCCTCCGGCGCGCATATCAGCAGCGCCTGCCCTGGGTGCGCGCGCCTCCGGCGCGCATGCCAGCGAGGATATGCCTCCGGCGTGCAGGCGGGCGGGACGCCCGCGCTCCCGGGCGCGTGGGTTACCCCAGGGATGAACAGTTACCGCTGCGCTTCGCCGTCACCCCAGCACCCCTGTCACCAGCGCCAGCAACACGCCGCCAGCGACGACGCTGCCCAGTTGCCCGGCGGTGTTGGCACCCATCGCGTGCATCAGAATGAAATTGTCGGCATCTTCGTCGAGCGCCACTTTTGCTGCCAGACGACCTGCCATCGGGAAGGCGGAGATGCCGGCTGCACCGATCAGCGGGTTGATCGCCCCGCCGCTGACCAGCGCCAGGAACTTGCCGAACAGCAGCCCGGCGACGGTGTCCAGAATGAACGCCAGCAACCCCAATCCGAGCACTTGCAGCGTCACCAGGTTCAGAAACGAATCGGCGCTCATCGTCGAGCCAATGGTCAATCCGAGGAACAGGGTGGCAATATTAATGATCTCGTTCTGCGCCGCTTTGCTCAACCGATCCACCACGCCACTCTCACGCAGCAGGTTGCCCAGCATCAGCATACTGATCAGCGGCGTCGCCGCCGGCACCAGCATCCCGATAGTCAGAGTCACGACGATTGGGAACAGCACCAGCGCCCGCCGCGACACCGGACGCGGTGCGTATGCCATGCGGATGATCCGCTCGCGGCGCGACGTCAGCAACCGCATCAGCGGCGGTTGAATGATCGGCACCAGGCTCATGTATGAGTAAGCGGCGACCGCGATCGGCGCTAGCAGTTCGGGCGCGAGTTGCGAAGCGACATAGATCGATGTGGGTCCGTCGATAGCGCCGATGACCCCGATCGAAGCCGCCTGATTCAGCGGGAAGCCGAGGAGCATCGCCAGGATCAACGTGCCGAAGATGCCAAACTGACCGGCGGCGCCGAGCAGCGCCATGCGCGGCATCGCCAGCAACGGGCTGAAATCGATCATCGCTCCAACGCCAACGAAGATCAGCAACGGAAACAGTTCGGTGCTGATCCCGGCGCGGTAGAGGATGCCAAACAACCCTTCGCCGTCGGTCATGCCGGTCAACGGAATGTTCGCTACCAGGCAACCAAAGCCGATCGGCAGCAGCAACACCGGCTCGTACTGCTTCACCACCGCCAGGGCGATCAGCGTTGCCGCAACGGCGATCATCACCAGGTTGCCGGGGGTGAAGTTCGCCAGACCTTTGGTCAATTCGGGAATGAGCGTCGAAAAATCCATATGGAAGGTCTCTCGCTAATCCGGCGTGATGACCAGCAACGCCTGATGGTGTTTGACCTGATCCCCTGCTTTGACGTGCACCATCGCAACAACACCGGACTGCTTCGCACGAATGCTGTTCTGCATTTTCATCGCTTCCAGCACGCACACTTCCTGCCCTGCGGTCACCCGGTCGCCGGGCTGGACTTTGACAGCAACGATAATGCCGGGAATTGGCGCCAGCACTGCGCCGCTCTCAGGAGATCCACTCCTCGCTGGCATGGAAGCAGGCGTCGGTGTCGATGTCACCGGCGCCGGCGGCGGGACCGATGGCGGCAACCGACCGCCATCGAGCGAACCGATAGCCAGCACGGGTGACGCTTCAGGCCAGACCTCGAAGCGTTCTCCTTCGACGATAGCAATCACCGGACGCGCACTGAGATCGACGATCTCAACGTCGTATGCGGTTCCTTCGATCACGACACGCACTTTCATCATGGTTCCCGTCCCGGTCGCCCAAAGCGAACCATGCGCGTCGCCGCCTGCCATGGGCTGACTGCTGACGTTGGCGACACGCTGCTGCGTACCATCTGCTCTCGTGCCAGGGCAACGGCAACCGCCGCCGCTGCCGCACGCCGTCGTCGTTCGCGCATGGCTTCCTGATCCGGCAGCGAAACGCCAGCCTCAACCGATGGGGCGGCGGTCGTTTCTTCCCCGGCGCCCCCGGACGTCAGAAACGTGAGCAGCGCCATCAACCCCCACAGCAGAAAAAGCGCGCCAAAGGTGATGCTCATGCCAAGCGCCAGGATCTGCAGGGCAACGTTGAGATTATCGATCATAGCGTCACTCCTCCGCCACTACCCCAGATCACTGTTCACACCTGGAGGAACACACGCGCCTGGAATCGCGGGCATCCCGCCCCTGTCGCGTCTCCGAGGGCACGATGTCCTCGCTCCCGGAAGAAATGTGAACACGTACTACACCGGCATATTCCCGTGGCGTCGCGGCGGCGGCGCAACTGATTTGTTGCGCAGCGCGTCGAGCGCAGCGATCACCCGCGCGCGCGTCTCGCGCGGTTCGATCACATCATCGAAAAAGCCAGCCGCCGCCGCGTGGTAGGGATTGTTGAACTTCCGTTCATATTCGCGCGCGAGACGCGCGCGCTCGGCGGCGGGGTCGGGCGCTCTGGCGATCTGATCGCGGTACAACAGGTTCACTGCGCCATCGGCGCCCATCACCGCCACTTCGGCGCTGGGCCAGGCAAAGTTGATGTCGCCACCCAGCGGTTTGCTGCTCATCACGATATACGCCCCGCCATACGCCTTGCGGGTCACAATGCTGATCTTCGGCACGGTCGCTTCGGCATAGGCA
Encoded here:
- a CDS encoding bactofilin family protein, with product MFGNRKQSQALPAANLNGKPETVIGANTSIVGTLKSDGNIRIDGRVEGDIEILGNLIIGETGQVIATIKAQNVHVSGAVKGEITAIEQLEISPTGKVWGDITTSALHIEPGGLFRGQSSMTTNIDEPLLLEAPRPDRRDEHKA
- a CDS encoding DNA methyltransferase — encoded protein: MTPAYSVHLVQEILSHIAPQDAIVLDPFCGTGTTALVCAEKGITVDTTDINPFLLWLTKVKTAPYSSEDIAELQSAAQIISESITLSNSAGVWIPPIHQIERWWDSDVLQIIGNMMGMINKMGEIYPEKVIDLLKIAFCRVIITHSSASFDHQSMSFKQKINAPLFYDVADEVRATWEVAVSEIVSSARSDIRATPGIFLCDARDLSALLPHHYYTCVITSPPYPNRMSYIRELRPYMYWLSYLRDGREAGELDWKAIGGTWGIATSRVGKWSPSEGDQKTGFVVS
- a CDS encoding FtsB family cell division protein; translated protein: MPRRRHVSASRNLTLRERLNPGRAGVHALTLAMVVLSLWMMASFVGQIMTGAQLEQRREALLAENARIEATNRALLSQVEYAESPAYAEQIAREQLGLAAEGDTVVLPTFEDRPANQATPTPAPLPAPAPQLNWRAWIQALSAVPGAP
- a CDS encoding OadG family protein, which codes for MIDNLNVALQILALGMSITFGALFLLWGLMALLTFLTSGGAGEETTAAPSVEAGVSLPDQEAMRERRRRAAAAAVAVALAREQMVRSSVSPTSAVSPWQAATRMVRFGRPGREP
- a CDS encoding biotin/lipoyl-containing protein; the encoded protein is MMKVRVVIEGTAYDVEIVDLSARPVIAIVEGERFEVWPEASPVLAIGSLDGGRLPPSVPPPAPVTSTPTPASMPARSGSPESGAVLAPIPGIIVAVKVQPGDRVTAGQEVCVLEAMKMQNSIRAKQSGVVAMVHVKAGDQVKHHQALLVITPD
- a CDS encoding type II toxin-antitoxin system HicB family antitoxin, with amino-acid sequence MPRAFNVIIERDSEGYYVASVPELRGCHTQAKSLDTLMKRIREAIELCLEVEGETMPSQEFIGIQRVWVETASSHF
- a CDS encoding IS5 family transposase; the encoded protein is MPRRALRSYPTKDATDLTDAQWAAIAPLVVTPSPNGGRPTDIDRRAIVNALLYKHRTGCQWRMLPTDVPPMSSVRYYFDKWNRDGTFVKMNDMLRKLARQALDRDPEPSISVLDSQSVKTTEAGGERGYDGEKKVNGRKRQCWVDTKGFLLRVLVHPADISDTEGAEWLLAAHHQSFPRMQEIRVDEGYKQGLNEWMQQNTTIRLNVIEKPPGQKGFAVIPKRWVVERSIAWAGRNRWERRIIIRRNNRNPESSEAFLYLGSIAMLLNRLYPRC
- a CDS encoding HepT-like ribonuclease domain-containing protein, which produces MRNYRAYTEDVLQAMERIETFVHGMTFDDFLADDKTTSAVVRQLEIVGEAARFIPDDLRRRHPEIPWREMAGMRDRLIHGFFGVDYQLVWRTIKERIPAVKPILKEILESQP
- the trmD gene encoding tRNA (guanosine(37)-N1)-methyltransferase TrmD, with product MRFDVLTLFPGMFAGPLNESILKRAIQAGVINVVLHDIRAYATDRHRTTDDAPYGGGAGMVMKPEPLAACIRAVLSMAPETEESPKPPVILMTPDGEPFTQRIAAELATYPRLVLVCGRYEGVDERVREALIDREISIGDYVLTGGELAAMVIIDAVARLVPGVIDAESIADESFSDGLLEYPQYTRPAVWEGRAVPPVLVSGHHGEVAQWRRRERLRRTLERRPDLLARAALTETDRAYLRTLGWNDPTVGEGAEHSAATKS
- a CDS encoding beta-class carbonic anhydrase codes for the protein MTRFDEFLKANETFAASFTKGDLPMPPARKVAIVACMDARLHPEKVLGIDIGDAHVIRNAGGRAQDALRSLVISQRLLGTREIVVLHHTDCGMLTFTNEQLAAKIQADLGVDVKGQDFLPFADLEQSVRDDVAFLRDSPLIPKDIPISGAIYDVRTGRVHAVVRA
- a CDS encoding sodium ion-translocating decarboxylase subunit beta; this encodes MDFSTLIPELTKGLANFTPGNLVMIAVAATLIALAVVKQYEPVLLLPIGFGCLVANIPLTGMTDGEGLFGILYRAGISTELFPLLIFVGVGAMIDFSPLLAMPRMALLGAAGQFGIFGTLILAMLLGFPLNQAASIGVIGAIDGPTSIYVASQLAPELLAPIAVAAYSYMSLVPIIQPPLMRLLTSRRERIIRMAYAPRPVSRRALVLFPIVVTLTIGMLVPAATPLISMLMLGNLLRESGVVDRLSKAAQNEIINIATLFLGLTIGSTMSADSFLNLVTLQVLGLGLLAFILDTVAGLLFGKFLALVSGGAINPLIGAAGISAFPMAGRLAAKVALDEDADNFILMHAMGANTAGQLGSVVAGGVLLALVTGVLG